ATGGTGGAGACACGATGAACATTCAAGGATTTGGCTCATTTTGGTATCATCCCCAAGCCCATGACCTCGCTTTATTCCTCCACCAACAGGTAGTGCGATCGGCTGGCAGAAAGGCTTATGGCATTTACTGGGACAACTTAGCCTTAGCCCGTCCTACCAGCGCTCCTTCGGTACTTTTGGAATTAGGATTTATGAGCAATCCTGTGGAATTTGAGGAGAAAGTCACTAATCCCACTGAACAAAAGAAATTAGCCAAAGCTTTAGCTGATGGTGTTGAAAAGTGGTTTGCGCTCCAAATTCCCAATTAAACTTAATCATGAATTTTGGGCTTAATTTTGTTATCGGAGACTCGCGGTGATGATTGGAGATTAAACGAAAATGAGGCTCAAGAAGTGAAAGCTGAAGCTAGAGCAGAGCTTTATGATGAATGCGATCGCTAATGGTGTAAGGGTAATTTACTAAATTAGCTAAAATGGACTACCATCGCCATTCACATCGACAATATAGTGAAATTTAAATCTCTACTATTGCTAATTGCTTCTTTGGTGCTAATCTTACTATGTTGGGTGGGTTTAACTGGATCTAACTCTGGATTAACCATCCGCAGTTGGGAACAAGCTGGAATTCCGATGCTGTTCATCGCTCCCAAAACAAGTCAACCAGTTCCAGGGGTACTAATTGCTCACGGTTTTGCGGGTTCTAAGCAGTTAATGCAAGGATATGCCTATAATTTTGCTCATGCGGGTTATGGCGTGCTGTTATGGGATTTTAGAGGTCATGGAGCTAACCCTTCAAGTTTAGATTTCTCCAGTCTCGAACCAGATTTCAATGTGGCTTTAACCGCCATCAAACAGCAACCAGAAATTGATCGCACCAGATTAGCTTTGTTAGGGCATTCTATGGGAAGTGGGGTAGTAATGTCAGCCGGAGTCAAGCAACCTCAAGCATTTCAAGCGACGATCGCGATTTCTCCTACAGGTGCTGAAGTTACTCCCCAAGCACCACGGAATTTGCAGCTTCAAGCTGGGAGTTGGGAACCTGGATTTGTGGAAAATGCCAAAAGGTTGCTCAAACAGGCTGGAGGTGAAGGAAAAGGGCGTTCTTTTTTGGTTATCCCCAACGTCGAACATATTACCATTCTGTTTAGCCATAAAAGTCACCAAGAGGCTTTAAATTGGCTAAATCAAGCTTTTAACCTGCCCTCAACTAGTAATTATGTAGATTGGCGCATGGGTTGGTATGGGTTGCATCTGGTGGGTTGGTTATTGCTATTGAAAGCGATCGCCTCTACCGCTAAACGCAGCGCGATCGCTCGCCAATTAACGGTTCACCCCAAAAAAGCTAGGCTAGGCTTACTCCTGGCTCCATTTGCCGCCACTGGGATAACTTTACTAGTCAATCGCGGTGGAGATATTGGGAACTTAGGGGGAATAATGGTAGGAGGAGCGATCGCCCTGTGGATGTGTTTTGCTGGTTTGGCTTGGCTGGGTACAATTAATCGCTTCCCCCGTCCCCAAATAGAGGCAATCTTATGGGGAATTGGACTTTTTTTGCTGCTTTGGATGGCTTTAGGGTTAATGGGGCAAGTAGTCTGGCTCCAATGGTGGCTGATTCCCCGTCGCTTGCTGTTGTGGGTTTTCCTCTCTTTGGGTTGTTTACCTTGGTTTCTCGCTTCTGGAATTGTCCAACCATCCCAAAGTGTCAAACAAAGAATCCTGTGGTGGTTAGGACAAACTTTGGCTGTAGTCTCGGGATTGATAATAACTGTCTTATTGCTACCGAAATTAGGCTTTATATTTTTACTAATCCCGATATTTCCCTTAATATTTGCCATGCTGAGTTTTGCTGCGGCTCAGTTTCCCCAACCTTGGAGTAATGCTGTGGCTAGTACCTGCTTGTTTGGTTGGGCGATCGCTGCTGCTTTTCCTCTTTCCCACTAGAATCCTATCTGCACTATATCTCTTGCATAAGTCATACAATTGTGAAACTTAAGCCGATCTCCAGCTAAATACTGTCACAATAACCGCAAACGCGCCCAATAAATGTCTATAGTGACCAAATATCTCTATTTAATTTCTTATCCTTTACTCTTTACTCCAATCGATACGGTTCGACTTTTGCAAGAGGTCTACTGTACTCACTTAATCGGGCTTTCTGGCGAGTAGTTTTCTGCCAGAGCTTGAGTTACCGATAAATCTGGTGTATGGACTACAAAAGGTAATCCAGCACCTTGTAACCCTTTGATAATGCGTGCTGAAGTTTCTTTGAAGACTACAAATAGAGGATAAATGCGCTCCGCCCCATCACTCAGGATATGCTCGTAGCGTAAAGGCATTAGCCACTCATATTCATTTTCTACTAAAACCTGAGTTTGTCGCCATCTGGTCAAAAGTTCCGAAAAATCTTCTTGGGGACGATGAATATAGACAAAAATTTCTACCCCCATTTTAATCTTCCACTCAGGATCGCACATCAAAAACGCCACATCACAGGGGAGACAGACCGCTTGTGTATGATTAGTGGTGATGCGATAATTGTTGGATTCTGCTATCTGGTAGCGGAGGCGCACAACTGGTAAAGGGATGGAAATAACGCTTTGTTCTGGACGGCGCAGACTGGGAATCATCTCCAAATATGGTCGATGACGGCGAAGTAAGGCGATCGCCCCCAAGCGATCGCTATACTCTGCTAATAACTCTTCATAATCAGATGGCTTGACTAGCATTTTCCTTTAGCCCAGTTTGTCAAAGATACTGAACATTGGTAAATACATCGATAGTAAAATTACCCCAACCATTGCCCCCAATACCACCATCATCAATGGTTCTAAGATACTGGTCAGAGCTTTCACGGCTTGTTCCACTTCATCTTCATAAAAATCGGCAACTTTCATCAACATGGAGTCTAATTCTCCAGTTTCTTCCCCAATACTCATCATTTGAATTGCCAACGGGGGAAACACCTGCTCTTTTTGTAAAGCTAGACTGAGCATTCCCCCTTGCTGTACTTCTCTTCTGGAAGAGTCAATTGCATTGGCAATAACTTGATTACTTGCCGTATCGCCGACTATTTCTAAAGATAAAAGGATTGGCACTCCAGAACGGGTTAAAGTCCCGAAAGTACGGCAAAATATAGCGACGCAAGATTTTTCATTCAAATCGCCAAATAAAGGCAGTTTCAACAGCAAACGATCTATGGTCAAACGACCGGCTGGAGTTTTGTAAAACTGTTGGAAAGCAATTACAGCAGCAATAATCCCCACAATAAGGACGAAAAGCCACGGACTACGTAGAAAACCGCTAATTGCCAACATTACTACCGTTAGAGGTGGTAGTGGAGCGTTCAAATCTTGGAAAATCTTGGCAAAAACTGGAATCAGGAACATCGTCATCCCCAAAAATACTAAAAGTGCCAAAACACCAACAGTAACGGGATATGCCATTGCTGATTTAATTTGATTTTGCAGTCTGGCTCTATCTTCCAAAAACTTGGCTAAGCGGTTCAAAACTTCATCTAAGACACCACCTACTTCTCCTGCTTGTACCAAGCTGTAATAAAGCTTGTCAAAGCAATCAGGATGCTTTCTCATCGCATCTGAGAGGTTAGTTCCCTGCTGCACTTCCAGCCCAATTTCCAGCAGGGCTTTTTTCATCTTGGGATTAGAGCATTGTTCGGCTAAAATTGCCAAAGCTCTAACCATAGCTACCCCAGCATTCACCATTGCGGCAAATTGCCGCGAAAATATGGCTCTATCTTTAACTTTGACCGAAGAGAGCGCCGCGTTGATATCATCCATTTTAATCTGGGAGATATCGAAGCTTTGGGTCTTCTTGATCGTTGTTACCCTGAGTCCCTTACCTGTAAGTTTTTCGCGGGCTTTACGAAGATTATCAGCATTTATCTTCTCTTTTTTGCTTTTTCCGCTACTATCTCTGACATCAGCAATATAGGTAGGCATAGCTCACATTCCATCCACAATTCTATATTTAGTTAACTTAGCGAGCAGCAGCACCAGCTTTACCACCAATAGGCATACTACCCAATAAACGTTGTAATTCATCAGGTTTAGAACTTTTGCTCATTGCTCCTTCAAAAGAAGCTATGCCTTTTCTGACATATTCCGCTAGAACCATTTCCATAGTCTGCATCCCCAATTTAGCCCCTGTTTGGATTGCACCGTAAATTTGGGCTGTTTTGCCTTCGCGAATTAAGTTGGCGATCGCTGGAGTCACGATCATGACTTCTTGTGCCATAATCCGACCGTATTCTCCTGGTTTGGGGTTTTTCTTATTAACCAAGTTTTGGCTAAAAACTGCGATTAGAGAATTAGATAGCTGAGAGCGAATTTGAGGCTGTTGGTTGGCTGGAAAGACATCCAGCATCCGATCGACAGTTTGAGCCGCAGAATTGGTGTGCAAAGTCGCAAAGACTAAGTGACCTGTTTCGGCTGCGGAAATTGCCAAACTAATAGTTTCTAAATCCCGCATTTCACCAACTAGAATTACATCTGGATCTTCCCGTAATGATGCCCGCAAAGCATTAGCAAAACTTTTGGTATCTTCTCCTTTTTGTCTTTGATGAATCAAACTTTTGACATTAGAAAATACATATTCAATGGGGTCTTCAATGGTTAATATATGTTCGGCTCTCGTCCGATTAATTAGATCGATAATTGCAGCTAAGGTAGTTGTTTTACCAGAACCAGTTTGTCCGGTAACCAATACTAATCCCCTCGGACGCTGACTCATTTCTCTGACTACATCTGGCAATCCTAATTGGTCAAAATTAGGGATTTTAGAGGATAATGCTCGCAAGCAAGCAGCATAATAACCTCTTTCTTTATATACATTCACCCTAAATCTGGCTAAGCCTTTAACGCCATAAGAACAGTCTAATTCCCAGCCTTGTTCTAAATCTTTGCGTTGATTGTTGTTCAGGATGCTAAAGATCAACCTTTGACACTCTTGACCAGTCAAGGGTTCTCCCATTGGCATCAGTTTACCACTGACTCTAAAATAAACCGGAGCGTCTGCTTGAACATGGAGGTCGGAGCCACCCATTTCCACTAATTGCTCCATCAAATCTTCGATAAGTAATTCCATAAATCTGGTTTGATAGTTTTTTTAACCTAAAGTTTCTTCAGAAAATCGAGGGGTGAGACAATAAGGACAATCTAG
This DNA window, taken from Merismopedia glauca CCAP 1448/3, encodes the following:
- a CDS encoding alpha/beta fold hydrolase; its protein translation is MKFKSLLLLIASLVLILLCWVGLTGSNSGLTIRSWEQAGIPMLFIAPKTSQPVPGVLIAHGFAGSKQLMQGYAYNFAHAGYGVLLWDFRGHGANPSSLDFSSLEPDFNVALTAIKQQPEIDRTRLALLGHSMGSGVVMSAGVKQPQAFQATIAISPTGAEVTPQAPRNLQLQAGSWEPGFVENAKRLLKQAGGEGKGRSFLVIPNVEHITILFSHKSHQEALNWLNQAFNLPSTSNYVDWRMGWYGLHLVGWLLLLKAIASTAKRSAIARQLTVHPKKARLGLLLAPFAATGITLLVNRGGDIGNLGGIMVGGAIALWMCFAGLAWLGTINRFPRPQIEAILWGIGLFLLLWMALGLMGQVVWLQWWLIPRRLLLWVFLSLGCLPWFLASGIVQPSQSVKQRILWWLGQTLAVVSGLIITVLLLPKLGFIFLLIPIFPLIFAMLSFAAAQFPQPWSNAVASTCLFGWAIAAAFPLSH
- a CDS encoding type IV pilus twitching motility protein PilT, encoding MELLIEDLMEQLVEMGGSDLHVQADAPVYFRVSGKLMPMGEPLTGQECQRLIFSILNNNQRKDLEQGWELDCSYGVKGLARFRVNVYKERGYYAACLRALSSKIPNFDQLGLPDVVREMSQRPRGLVLVTGQTGSGKTTTLAAIIDLINRTRAEHILTIEDPIEYVFSNVKSLIHQRQKGEDTKSFANALRASLREDPDVILVGEMRDLETISLAISAAETGHLVFATLHTNSAAQTVDRMLDVFPANQQPQIRSQLSNSLIAVFSQNLVNKKNPKPGEYGRIMAQEVMIVTPAIANLIREGKTAQIYGAIQTGAKLGMQTMEMVLAEYVRKGIASFEGAMSKSSKPDELQRLLGSMPIGGKAGAAAR
- a CDS encoding type II secretion system F family protein; translated protein: MPTYIADVRDSSGKSKKEKINADNLRKAREKLTGKGLRVTTIKKTQSFDISQIKMDDINAALSSVKVKDRAIFSRQFAAMVNAGVAMVRALAILAEQCSNPKMKKALLEIGLEVQQGTNLSDAMRKHPDCFDKLYYSLVQAGEVGGVLDEVLNRLAKFLEDRARLQNQIKSAMAYPVTVGVLALLVFLGMTMFLIPVFAKIFQDLNAPLPPLTVVMLAISGFLRSPWLFVLIVGIIAAVIAFQQFYKTPAGRLTIDRLLLKLPLFGDLNEKSCVAIFCRTFGTLTRSGVPILLSLEIVGDTASNQVIANAIDSSRREVQQGGMLSLALQKEQVFPPLAIQMMSIGEETGELDSMLMKVADFYEDEVEQAVKALTSILEPLMMVVLGAMVGVILLSMYLPMFSIFDKLG